The following DNA comes from Streptomyces sp. NBC_00690.
GCGCCCCCAGCAGGACCAGGTAGAGACCAACGCTCGGGCTCAGATCAAGGGATTCTCCGGTCGGGGTGGGTGTACGACCGGCCTCGGCCATGTTCAGCACCGCCCAGCAGGCGGCCAGGGCGCCAGCGCCGATCAGTACCGTGCGGTGGCCACGGAGGGGCCCGCGCCACACCCGGTGTGCTGCGACCAGCAGCGCCGCAGCGCCGACGAGCAGTGTGACGACGGCGTCGCCGCCTGCCAGACCGGCCCGTGATCCCAATGCCATCCGCCCGGTGGCGTGCTGGGCCCAGCCGAACGAGAGCGGGCCGTCGCCGGACACCCAAGGCAGGAGGGAGCCGATGAGCAGCAGCACTCCGGCGCCGGCCGCGAGTGCCACGGGCCGTGACAGGGTGCGCAACCACCGGCCCGGATTCCACTGGGCCGGCTCCACACCGGCGGTCATGACCCGAGCCTAACGATGTCGGCGTGCAGGGTCTGGCCGGCGACGAACAGCAGCACGGGGACGAGGAGCACAGCCGAGGGCAGGAGCACGACGTTGGCCAGCAGCCTGAGCCGAGTGGTGGCCAGGCGTCGTGCGGCGAACAGCAGTCCGCCGGGTAGCAGGAGCAACAGGGTCACCATCGAGAGTGCGTAGCGGGCGAGGCTGTCGCCGGGGGCGGGGAAGAGCGCGGAGAGCAGCGATTCCTGGGCGAGCCAGGTGGAGCCGCGGACGAGCGCCATCACGGAGAAGTAGATGATGGTGAGCGGCAGGGCGAAGAAGAGCCAGTAGGCACTTTCGAAAGTGCCCGTCCGCTGGCTTCTGTAACCGCGTTCCGCCCACTCGCGCGCCGCCTCCTCGCCCTGGCGCAGTCGCCGCGAGGTTTCCTCGTGTTCGGTCTCCTCGAACATGTGCCTCCCCCTCCTTCTTCAGTTCCCCGCAATGAGCCGGGCCGCCCGGCGTCTTGCGATCACTCCCCATGCGCCGATCAGCGCTCCGCTGCCGCTGAGGCCGATCGTCCAGAACAGTGGGGCCCTGCCCTTGAGCTGGTCGGGCTGCGGGCCCCAGGCGATACGTACTCCCTGCTCGCGAAGAGTGGTGGAGACGCGATAGGTGCCCGGGGTCAGATCGAGACGGGCTGCCGTGGTGCCGCGCCAGTTGCCCTGTTCGTCCGACATCCAGTAGTCGCGCCCCTGGCGTTCACGTTTGATCTCGGGAGGGCGTCCGGCGTTCGGCACCACACGGATGGCTCCCGGTCGCGACGGCTCCTGATCGATGAAGGTGTCCAGTCGAGCCGAGCGGGCGAGATCGCTGCGGTACTCCAGACTTACCCAGTACGTGCCCGGGCGCTCGATCGCGAGGGACAGCGAACGGGTGGCGGGAGCTCGCTGTTTGGCGGCGGCCTCGGCGTTCCAGATGTCCCGGAAGCCGTAGTCGAACGTCATCAGGCCCAGGATGCCGAGCGACCACAGGAGGAATGCGAGGGCGCCCCAGCGGGGGCCGGGCCCCGTGGGTATGAACAGTCTTCGCACATCTGATGAAGCCATGGATTCTCCCCCCGGATCACCCCAGATGTCGCAAGTCGGAACCTTAACAGCCCTTTCGACACGGGGTAGTTGAAACAACCGCGGTCCCGTGTGGGCCCCGTGGGAGGAACTACCCGGTCCGAGGGCTCTACCCACCGTGGGGCGACATCACCCCACCAGCACTTTGGTCCAGACCTATTGACGACAGGTCTGGACCAACCTACGGTGTGGCGCATCGCACCGCGGATGTCTCCAGGCCCCCACAGTCCAGGAGGTAAGCGTGCTCCACAGAGCTACCCCTCCCTATCCTCCATAGCTCTCTCGGTCCTGCGGCTCTCCCCAGTCGCACGACTCCCCGTCTCCCGCCGCCCGGATGTTCACGACACCGGCCCCCCGGCAGTCGTTCCCCCACCGCGTGCCGCCCCGCCCCCAGGGCGGCACGCGGACATCCGCCTCGCGATCAACTACCCCCCACCACTCACCGAGAGCCCGACGCAGCGCCGAGCCGGTGCTCGCGGCGGGCCCGAAGGGAGCACGCATGATCGGTCGGAAGATGCGTTTGCTGGGTTCCGCCCTGGCCATGGCATTCGCCGTACAGATGGTGGCCGCCCAGGCACCCAGCGCCGCACCCAGCGACCAGAAGGCCGCCCCCACAGCGGCTGCAGCGGAAACCTGTGCGGTCAAGTCGAGGCCCACCGGCAAGGTGCTTCACGGCTACTGGGAGAACTGGGACGGCGCGGTCAACGGCGTCCATCCCCCGCTCGGTTGGATACCGATCACCGACAGCCGAATCCGCGCCAACGGATACAACGTGATCAATGCCGCCTTCCCGGTCATTCGCTCGGACGGCACCGTGCTGTGGGAAGACGGCATGGACAACACGGTGAAGGTCCCGACACCGGCCGAGATGTGTCAGGCCAAGCAGGACGGGCTCACCATCCTGATGTCCATCGGCGGCGCCGCCGCAGGCATCGACCTCAGCTCCAGCGCGGTCGCCGACCGGTTCGTCGCCACTGTGGTGCCGATCCTCAAGAAGTACAACTTCGACGGCATCGACATCGACATCGAGACCGGCCTCGTCGGCAGTGGGAACATCAACCAACTCTCCGCGTCCCAGGCCAACCTGATCCGCATCATCGACGGCGTCCTCGCCCAGATGCCCGCGAACTTCGGTCTGACGATGGCGCCCGAGACGGCCTACGTCACCGGTGGCAGTGTGGTGTACGGCTCGATCTGGGGCTCGTACCTGCCCATCATCAAGAAGTACGCGGACAACGGCCGGCTGTGGTGGCTGAACATGCAGTACTACAACGGCAGCATGTTCGGGTGCTCAGGTGACTCGTACTCCGCCGGAACGGTGGCCGGCTTCAAGGCCCAGACCGACTGCCTCAACCGCGGTCTGGTCATCCAGGGCACGACCATCAAGGTCCCGTACGACAAGCAGGTCCCGGGTCTGCCGGCACAGCCGGGCGCGGGCGGCGGCCATATGTCCCCGAGCCTCGTGGCGCAGGCGTGGAACGGCTACAACAACGCCCTCAAGGGGCTGATGACCTGGTCCATCAACTGGGACGGGTCTCGCAACTGGACCTTCGGAAAGAATGTGAAGACGCTCCAGGGCCGGTGACCGTCGGCCGACGATGACATCGCGGCTCAGGCCGCAGGGGACCGGTGCCGCTGAGCGGCACCGGTCCCCCTTTTGGGTCGCCATCCCCATCCCGCGCTGTCTGCCGGGGCGCTCGGGCACGGACAACGAGCCCCATCCGTCACCCGGTTCCCGGCCATCCCGAGGCGCCCGACGTTTTACCTTCAACCGATAGTGCGGATGGCCGGATCTATGGCGTAATGGTGACCGGCTCGGTGCGGAGTGTGGCCATACGTCCGAGGCCGGATCGATACGTCCTGTCCCGGGAGGGCAGGACGTGGGGGTCATACCGGACTGGGGGGTTCGATGGCCGGAAGTGATGTGCCCGCAGCCGGTCCGACGGGGAGAGAACCACGGCAACTGGCGGCCGAACTTGGCTCGTTGGCGCTGGATCCACGCGTGGCCGTCCATCGCGCCGCCTTGATCGAACTCGCAGGGGACATCCCCTACCCCGAACGGCTCGCTCGATGGTCCGGGACCGATCTGGTCGCCGTCTACAGCGCACCTGGATCGCTGCTCACCGTCCCCGGCCCCGAGCCGACGGTTCCGCGCGCCCGTGGAGCTCCCACACCGAACCAACCTATGGGGCGCATGAGTTGGGGGTTACGTCGGCAGAGATGGGCTCGAACCCTTGCGGGCTGGGCGGGTGCGCTGGTCTTCCTGCCGCTCTTGGTCACATGGGCTGGGCTGGGCGCTGCCGCCTGGGCCTATCAAGAGATGCGGGAGGCCGGAAAAGGGGGCAATGAATCGTTTCTCGGTCTGTGGCAGCAGGGCTTCGCCGGAGAGCTCTGGGCTCCGTTCCACTTCGATGTGATGGTGCTCTACACCGTCTTGGCACTCGGTGGTCTCATCGCAGCGACTCGGTTGCGCAGCCAGCAGGAGTTGGCCGATGAGCGTGCGACCAGGGTGTTCGCCGCCCGTTTGGCAGGGGCGCTTGCGCAAGTGCAGGCCCTGGCGTCCGGTGCGGCACATATGACACCGCTTCGGTTCGCCGAGGAGTTGCAGGGGGCAGCCGCCAATCTGCGTGCTCTGGGTGATCTGGCGGGCTCGGTCCAGCGTGAGACCCGGGAACTGGTCCAGCAGGCTCGGGAGACCGCGACCCTCACCCGGTCGGCCGCCGAAGCCCTGGGAGCGGCCGTCGCGGGTCTCCAGACGGCCGCCGCTGCCGTGGAACTGTCGGCCGACCATGCCTCGCAGGCCGCCGCAGGCGCCAACCGGGGTGCGGAGGTGCTCTCTCACGAGGTCGTCAGGGTCCTGGGCGAGATGGGTCGGCACGTCAAGGAGTCCGCGCTCACCGCAGCGGGCCAGTTGTCGGCAGCTGCCATAGATGCGGTGCACCGCATCCACGACGCGGCCGACGACGCAGCGACACATGAGGACAACGCGGTACGACGGGGAGTCGAACTGTTGGACCGTACAGCCGAAGCACTGGGGGGCACCCTCGACGGGGCGCGGACGGCCCTGGAGAACGCGACGGCCGAGTTGGGAGGCGCGACCGAGCAGCTCAACGGGACGGTGGCCGCACTGCCGCAGGCCCTGGAGGCATCGGCAGCCGACGGTGCGGAGCGAATCGGCTGGGCGTACGACCGGGCCGTCACGGCGCTCGCCGTCTCGCTGCGAGGCGATGTCCGGGCCGTATCCGGTGAACTCATCGCCCAACTGGATCAATTGCGGGAGCTGGCACAACAACGCGAGGGCGCTGAGCTGTCGGCCCGGATCAGCCGGGCGGACACGGAGGAGGATCTTCGCCTGGCGGTCGATGAGTTCCGTCGAACCCTGGCGGCCGTGGCCGCCTCGGTGGCGGAGGCGACCGAGCGGCTCACCCGTTCGGGTCCGGTGGCGGGGCCTTCGGACGCTTTCCTGGCGCGCTCCGCCCGGTCGCCCGAGGCGCGCGGTACGGACGGTCCGGAGCTGCCCTATGACGATTCAGCAGATCACCCGCGCGACGAGGGGCACACGGGCTGGGACGAGTGGTACTCCGAGGATCCCGATGACCAGAGCGTCCCCGATGACACCGCTGTGCACCGGGCCGCCCCCGTCGATCCTCGTCGTCTCGACGCGGCGGACGCAACGGGCCCCTATGACGCCGTTCCTCCGAATCCCTTCGGGGTCGGCGGTCCGTGGGAGGGCGGCGCCAGCGATGAAGCGCCCGAGCCTGCTGCCCGGAGTGTGACCGATCACCACGACGTACACCGTCCAAGGACCGGGTCGGCGACGAGCAACGGGGAGGAGGGGCCGTGAGGCAACGCTCTTCGGGGAGTGTGACGCATGCAGCGGGGTGGCTGTTCGCCGATCTGCTGCTCGTGATCACGGTGATCGCCCTCGGTGGTCAGTGGATCGCTCCCACCGCCGCCGACCTGGCCACGGGCGAACCGTCTCCCGCCCCCAGTGCATCAGCCGCACGATCCCCCTCAGCCACGCCCGCAACGGCGACGGCCCAACCCGGACTCGATCCCAACAGCGAGGATTTCGATGTGACCGGTGATGCGCCGGGGCTCCTGGCGGGCAGGGCGGAGGCCGTTCGCGAGATCCGTCAGGAGGTGGCCGAGGGCATCCGCGCCCACCCCGGGAAGACGGCGGCGCTCGTCATCGTCTGGGGTACGGCCGCTTCCTGTGGCACCTGTCCGGTCACCGATGACGCCAGCCGCGCATACGCCCGGGCCATCGCCGCCCTGCTGCCTTCCGTCTCCCCCACCTTCTTCCCTCCATTCCACGAGGAGATCATCCGCGGCTACCGCAACACCAGCGGTGATCGGGTTCGGGGCCAGGCCACGATCGAGCTGTTCTTCCTGCGCCAATGACTCCGGCCATCGCCCGAGTCACGGCAGCACACGCCACCACGACGGAGGGATCGCAGCGGCCCCGCCGAGCGAACCACCCGGCCTGCGATCCATCGACCTCTGGACGTCATCCGAGTACAGAACGGAACGAGGAGGACCACCACCTTGGCCCCACCACTGAATCTGGCCGAGTTGCGTCGCTTCGCCGACGAGACCCTCGCCATGCTCGAACAGCAGGAGATACCGGGGACCCAGGAGGCCCACGACCGAAACGCCGAGGTGATGCGATTCGTCCTCGAACTGCGCGACCGGGTGCGCAAGCCCGTCACGTTCGGTGTGGTGGGCGAGTTCAGTGTGGGCAAGTCCCTGTTGTTGGGCTCGGTCCTCGGCAGACCGGACCTCCTGCCGGTCGAGGACCGCAAGGCCACCGGCAACGTCAGCAACACCGGCGGGACGCCGTGCTGTTGCGGATGCCGGTGGGTCTCGGCGGCTCCACGCTGCTGAGCGCGGTCGCCGCGGGTGCGCCCGACGGTGCCTGGTCGCAGTCGGCGGCTTCCCATGCCTGTCAGGCGCTGGTCACACAGGTCCAGAACCAGGCCGATGTGCTCTCCTCCTGGCTCGCACCTCACTCGGATGCGCCCCCCGGCGAGCCGAACACCCTGGAGGACTTCTCGACGCCCGCGGCTGCGCTACGGCTGGCCCTGGCGGACGTGGGGCGGGCGATCAGAGTGGAGGCGAACAACCGGGGTTGGTCCTCGCAGGAGGGCACGGCGGACGATCGGGCGGTGGAGGTGGCGATGACGGGGTTGTTGTCGCCCCTCGGCGACCGGCCGTCGCGCACCCATCTGGCCTTCGGAGCCGGCGACGGAATGGTGCTGCGGCTGCGCGACGGCCACTGGTCGACGGTGTTCCCCGTCCAGGAGGCCGGGCCAGGTGGACCCCCGCTGCCCCGTAGGAACGCGAAGGTGCGGTGGGATCCGATCCACACCCGGGCGGGGGATCTGTTGGCGGTGTGTTCCAGGCCCACGGCACAACTGCTGTTGCATGAGGGTACGGGTGACTGGTTCGCCGATCGATGGGAGGGCAGGCAGCCGCGGCTGACGTCGTTCCTCCTGCACGTGAGCGCATATGTGCGTACGGCGGTCGAGGACCGGAGTCTGGTTTGTCTGTGGGACTTCGGCAACGCCGCGGACGCGGAACGGGCTGGGCAGCCTCGGCGGTGTTGA
Coding sequences within:
- a CDS encoding chitinase; this translates as MIGRKMRLLGSALAMAFAVQMVAAQAPSAAPSDQKAAPTAAAAETCAVKSRPTGKVLHGYWENWDGAVNGVHPPLGWIPITDSRIRANGYNVINAAFPVIRSDGTVLWEDGMDNTVKVPTPAEMCQAKQDGLTILMSIGGAAAGIDLSSSAVADRFVATVVPILKKYNFDGIDIDIETGLVGSGNINQLSASQANLIRIIDGVLAQMPANFGLTMAPETAYVTGGSVVYGSIWGSYLPIIKKYADNGRLWWLNMQYYNGSMFGCSGDSYSAGTVAGFKAQTDCLNRGLVIQGTTIKVPYDKQVPGLPAQPGAGGGHMSPSLVAQAWNGYNNALKGLMTWSINWDGSRNWTFGKNVKTLQGR